Proteins encoded within one genomic window of Eublepharis macularius isolate TG4126 chromosome 10, MPM_Emac_v1.0, whole genome shotgun sequence:
- the LOC129336986 gene encoding sodium/hydrogen exchanger 9B2-like — protein sequence MVGRSTVGGSHPTEDSAGAMRGSKVGAVRHVGCCRVSPKLEPQKSSIADTIAVYGSLEAEESDLLPDLKLSQKLKLICACPPKGIIANAVTNVAAATLIWAVVWSVAQHESLPGGNFFGLLFLFFSAVIGGKVMGQIKLPGLPPLPRLFGMLFAGFLIRNIPVTSDLVKINVKWSANVRNMALSIILALAGLGLDPQALNKLKAVCARLTFGPGVTEACAAAVASHFIMQLPWAWGLMLGFVLGAVSPAVVVISMLMLQAQGYGTEKGIPTLLIAASSLDDIVAITGFNTFLGMAFSTGSPVFVTVLRGVLQVVVGAVSGGILGLFIWYFPSKDQKFLVWKRAFFVMGLSVLAVLSSKHLGFPGSGGLCTVVLSFLGGLAWSDEKREVEEIVAIAWEILQPFLFSLIGAEISIVSIGARKIGLCLATMGAALTVRMTAAFLLVSCAGFNFKEKLFVALSWIPKATVQAAIGSVALDTARDKHDPELEEYGLNILTVAFLSILITAPTGALLIGLMGPKLLHKANIDNKEDYGHEKVRQEETSTPV from the exons atggttggccgcagcacggtGGGCGGGTCCCACCCTACGGAGGACtctgcgggggccatg CGAGGCAGCAAGGTGGGTGCTGTTAGGCATGTCGGCTGCTGTCGGGTATCTCCgaagctggagcctcag AAGTCCAGTATTGCAGACACCATCGCAGTCTATGGCAGTTTAGAAGCGGAAGAGTCAGACCTTTTGCCTGACCTGAAGCTGTCCCAGAAACTGAAGCTCATCTGTGCTTGTCCTCCAAAAGGCATCATTGCCAATGCAGTAACCAATG tggcagcagcaacacTAATCTGGGCTGTGGTGTGGTCTGTTGCACAACATGAGAGTCTTCCTGGTGGGAACTTCTTTGGCcttttgttccttttcttttctgctgTAATTGGTGGTAAAGTCATGGGGCAAATTAAATTACCTGGCCTGCCTCCACTCCCGCGTCTTTTTG GAATGCTGTTTGCTGGCTTTCTCATCAGAAATATCCCAGTCACCAGTGACTTAGTCAAGATCAACGTGAAATGGTCAGCGAACGTGAGGAATATGGCTCTGTCCATTATCTTGGCCCTTGCTGGGCTTGGCCTTGACCCACAG GCTCTGAATAAGTTAAAAGCTGTCTGTGCCCGGCTAACCTTTGGGCCCGGCGTCACTGAAGcatgtgcagcagctgtggcatcTCATTTTATCATGCAACTGCCATGGGCATGGGGATTAATGTTAGG ATTTGTTCTGGGTGCCGTGTCTCCCGCCGTTGTTGTCATTTCAATGCTGATGTTGCAGGCACAAGGATATGGAACTGAAAAGGGCATCCCGACCTTGCTAATAGCAGCCAGCAGCTTAGATGACATCGTGGCCATCACAGGCTTCAATACCTTTTTGGGGATGGCCTTCTCTACAGGTA GCCCTGTCTTTGTCACTGTCCTCCGCGGTGTGCTACAGGTTGTGGTTGGTGCAGTATCTGGGGGCATTCTTGGACTTTTCATTTGGTACTTTCCAAGCAAAGATCAG AAATTTCTTGTTTGGAAGAGAGCATTCTTTGTGATGGGCCTATCTGTATTGGCTGTTTTGAGCAGCAAACACTTGGGCTTCCCTGGATCTGGAGGGCTCTGTACAGTTGTCCTGtcatttctaggtggcttggcaTGGTCAGATGAGAAG AGAGAAGTTGAAGAAATTGTTGCAATTGCCTGGGAGATTCTtcagccttttcttttttctttaattggAGCGGAAATATCCATTGTTTCCATTGGAGCTAGAAAAATTG GGCTTTGTTTGGCCACAATGGGTGCTGCGTTAACAGTCCGGATGACTGCTGCATTCTTGCTTGTGTCTTGTGCTGGCTTTAATTTCAAGGAGAAACTCTTTGTTGCATTGTCATGGATCCCCAAAGCAACCGTCCAG gCTGCAATTGGTTCTGTTGCCTTGGATACAGCACGAGATAAGCATGATCCAGAGCTAGAAGAATATGGTCTGAATATCCTGACAGTGGCCTTCTTGTCTATCCTGATCACAGCTCCAACTGGAGCTTTACTTATTGGCCTGATGGGGCCCAAACTTCTCCACAAGGCCAATATAGATAATAAAGAAGATTATGGACATGAAAAAGTAAGACAAGAAGAAACATCTACTCCAGTATAG